In one window of Gemmatimonadota bacterium DNA:
- a CDS encoding N,N-dimethylformamidase large subunit: MADIPLLGYTDRLSGRPGDEIAFKVSSAAAEPFRASLVRVICADPNPAGPGLQLEEAGLPFEGEYPSRSQPFHPGSYAVIPLDGRFRPVSGLTLTATIWPTTPEKADQGIVSCGTGGRKPVLSLCLDRSALTAVVRSSTNGETRTVCRSEPIKTRQWYRVWASYDAGSWTVSVGFRAIHAPPGPSNITVEAVGPVPLGDLARIIIGGQDGDPVHGHFNGKIEAPSLVDIPVEETDHQEYDVNGHRGAWALWDFAQDTGSTRIVDVGPKGLHGRLVNMPARAMTGSRWTGEEMSWKHAPDQYGAIHFHDDDIYDFGWETDFTFKIPDGMRSGLYAARIRCGEHEDMMPFYVCAPRGGPTADLCVLASTFTYTVYGNHARPNYHPSWLERIGEWNAYPWNPAVHPEYGLSTYNFHRDGSGICHANHRRPLFSLRPGYITFGATEGDCSGLRHLQADTHLYAWLEKQGIPYDIVTDQELHDDGVEAIKGYRAVTTGSHPEYHTPRTLDALRHFREQGGHFMYLGGNGFYWRIAVHPEGNGTLEIRRNEGGIRAWAAEPGEYFQAFDGGYGGLWRRNNRPPQQLAGVGFSAQGNFHGSYYRIDPNARANPETAWIFEGVEGETVGDYGFSGNGAAGFELDRADSRLGTPENTRVIASSENHHESFIPVPEELLTHITTWSGELPEKLVRADMVYQKSDSGSQLFSTGSITFCGSLLYNDADNDISRIVSNVLHRFLAAEPKGRSGRPGRP, from the coding sequence ATGGCCGACATTCCCCTGCTGGGTTACACCGACCGGTTGTCCGGACGGCCCGGCGACGAAATTGCCTTCAAGGTCAGCAGCGCAGCCGCGGAACCCTTCCGGGCCAGCCTCGTTCGCGTGATATGCGCCGACCCCAATCCTGCCGGTCCCGGACTGCAGCTGGAGGAAGCCGGCCTGCCCTTCGAGGGCGAATACCCCTCCAGGTCCCAGCCGTTTCACCCGGGCTCTTACGCCGTCATCCCCCTCGACGGCCGCTTCCGCCCGGTCAGCGGCCTTACCCTTACCGCCACGATATGGCCCACGACCCCCGAGAAGGCGGACCAGGGCATCGTCAGTTGTGGAACCGGCGGACGAAAGCCGGTCCTCAGCCTCTGCCTGGACCGCAGCGCCTTGACCGCGGTCGTCCGTTCATCGACGAACGGGGAGACCCGCACCGTCTGTCGAAGCGAGCCGATCAAGACCCGGCAATGGTATCGGGTGTGGGCGAGCTACGATGCCGGAAGCTGGACTGTGAGTGTGGGGTTCCGGGCAATCCATGCACCTCCCGGACCGTCCAATATCACGGTTGAGGCCGTCGGCCCCGTTCCCCTGGGCGACCTGGCCCGGATCATCATCGGTGGACAGGACGGCGATCCCGTTCACGGCCACTTCAATGGCAAGATCGAAGCGCCATCCCTCGTCGACATCCCTGTGGAAGAAACCGACCACCAGGAATACGACGTCAATGGCCATCGAGGCGCGTGGGCCCTATGGGACTTCGCCCAGGACACGGGTTCGACGCGGATCGTGGACGTCGGGCCGAAGGGCCTGCACGGCCGCCTGGTCAACATGCCGGCCCGCGCCATGACCGGTTCCAGGTGGACCGGCGAGGAAATGTCCTGGAAGCACGCACCGGATCAGTACGGCGCCATCCACTTCCACGACGACGACATCTACGACTTCGGATGGGAGACGGATTTCACCTTCAAAATCCCGGACGGCATGCGATCGGGACTCTACGCGGCCCGCATTCGGTGCGGCGAACACGAGGACATGATGCCGTTTTACGTCTGTGCGCCACGGGGCGGGCCCACGGCGGATCTCTGCGTCCTCGCGTCTACCTTCACCTATACCGTATACGGCAATCACGCCCGTCCGAATTACCATCCTTCCTGGCTCGAGCGGATCGGCGAATGGAACGCCTATCCCTGGAATCCCGCCGTCCACCCGGAATACGGGCTTTCCACCTACAACTTTCACCGGGACGGCAGCGGCATCTGCCACGCCAACCACCGGCGCCCGCTGTTCTCGCTCCGCCCGGGCTACATCACTTTCGGTGCCACGGAAGGCGACTGCTCCGGGCTGAGGCACCTTCAGGCGGACACTCACCTGTACGCGTGGCTCGAGAAACAGGGTATCCCTTACGACATCGTCACCGACCAGGAACTGCACGACGACGGTGTCGAGGCAATTAAAGGCTACCGCGCCGTAACCACGGGTTCACATCCAGAGTACCATACGCCGCGCACGCTCGACGCCCTGCGCCATTTCCGGGAACAGGGCGGCCACTTCATGTACCTGGGGGGAAACGGGTTCTACTGGCGCATCGCCGTCCACCCGGAGGGCAACGGGACCCTCGAAATACGCCGGAACGAAGGCGGCATACGGGCCTGGGCGGCCGAACCGGGCGAGTACTTCCAGGCCTTTGACGGCGGTTACGGCGGACTCTGGCGCAGGAACAACCGTCCCCCGCAGCAGCTTGCCGGTGTGGGGTTTTCGGCCCAGGGCAATTTCCATGGATCGTACTATCGCATTGATCCGAACGCCCGTGCCAACCCGGAGACCGCGTGGATCTTCGAGGGGGTGGAGGGCGAGACCGTGGGCGATTACGGGTTCAGCGGAAACGGCGCCGCCGGGTTCGAACTCGACCGCGCGGACTCCCGGCTGGGCACCCCCGAAAACACCCGCGTCATCGCGAGTTCCGAAAACCACCACGAATCCTTCATACCCGTTCCCGAAGAGCTGCTCACACACATCACGACCTGGTCCGGGGAGCTACCTGAGAAACTGGTCCGGGCGGACATGGTTTACCAGAAATCGGACTCCGGGAGCCAGCTTTTCTCCACGGGATCCATCACCTTCTGCGGCAGCCTGCTGTACAACGATGCCGACAACGACATTTCCAGGATTGTGTCCAACGTGCTGCACCGGTTCCTGGCCGCCGAACCCAAAGGTCGGTCCGGTCGGCCTGGCCGGCCCTGA
- a CDS encoding sulfatase-like hydrolase/transferase, protein MMPKNIVVLITDTFRHDNLGNRAERSVRTPELDRFAAERATEITKAHMGSFPTIPHRTDFATGVTGWPHYGWQPIDLSGPNHAGRMLGEQGYATQLICDCPHLFKARFTDGFDAAYQNRGQEGDRPLLHLNDPIERVVQDDKTRGHPRYRGHALVNQHRWINHYYRYESDVFSAQTAQTAVRWLEENAESGPFFLWVDFFDPHEPWDPPEYMVRRYDPDYTGPPMLHPNYGPSSAYTPEELHNLWAHYAAETELVDRHIGQVLQKIDDLGLWDDTIVTVMSDHGMSIGEHDRTGKSNIQEDDGRFWPIYPEIGHVMLMLAGGGVPRGAQLPLITQTIDLFPSLCDLAGVTVDPPKSFDGLSFAGAVLEGRATHREYAVSGCHLADPSEGLARRATTPFLVTDRWGYAPVGADGRPELYDLQKDRLAQQNIADGNEAVLDDLHALFLAHLAEHHAPEDVAALWSKAGGSGNLKGKWAIDYPGE, encoded by the coding sequence ATGATGCCCAAGAACATCGTCGTACTCATCACGGATACCTTCCGCCACGACAACCTGGGAAACCGGGCGGAGCGGTCCGTGCGAACGCCGGAGTTGGACCGTTTCGCCGCGGAACGGGCGACGGAGATCACAAAAGCCCACATGGGTAGCTTTCCCACGATCCCCCATCGTACCGATTTCGCGACGGGGGTCACCGGATGGCCCCATTACGGCTGGCAGCCCATCGACCTGAGCGGGCCCAACCACGCGGGCAGGATGCTCGGCGAACAGGGTTACGCCACGCAGTTGATCTGCGACTGTCCCCACCTGTTCAAGGCCCGTTTCACCGATGGCTTCGACGCGGCGTACCAGAACCGGGGCCAGGAGGGCGACAGACCGCTGCTCCACCTCAACGACCCCATAGAACGCGTCGTCCAGGACGACAAAACCCGCGGTCACCCGCGCTATCGGGGCCATGCACTCGTCAATCAGCACCGCTGGATCAACCATTACTACCGGTATGAATCCGACGTCTTCTCCGCGCAGACCGCGCAGACCGCCGTTCGATGGCTCGAGGAAAACGCGGAATCCGGCCCGTTCTTCCTGTGGGTGGATTTCTTCGATCCCCACGAACCCTGGGATCCGCCGGAATATATGGTGCGGCGCTACGACCCCGATTACACGGGACCGCCCATGCTGCATCCGAACTACGGACCGTCCTCGGCCTATACGCCGGAGGAACTGCATAACCTGTGGGCCCATTACGCCGCGGAGACGGAACTGGTGGACCGCCATATCGGCCAGGTCCTGCAGAAGATCGACGACCTGGGTCTCTGGGACGATACCATCGTGACCGTCATGTCGGACCACGGCATGTCCATCGGCGAACACGATCGGACCGGCAAGTCCAACATCCAGGAGGACGACGGAAGGTTCTGGCCCATCTACCCGGAGATCGGCCACGTCATGCTGATGCTGGCCGGTGGCGGCGTGCCCCGCGGGGCACAACTTCCCCTGATTACGCAGACGATCGACCTGTTCCCGAGTCTCTGCGACCTGGCCGGCGTCACAGTGGACCCGCCGAAATCTTTCGATGGTTTGTCCTTTGCCGGGGCGGTGCTGGAAGGCCGGGCCACCCACCGCGAGTATGCGGTAAGCGGCTGCCACCTGGCGGACCCGTCAGAAGGCCTGGCGAGGCGCGCCACGACGCCCTTTCTCGTTACCGATCGTTGGGGCTACGCACCCGTCGGAGCAGACGGACGACCCGAGCTCTACGACCTGCAGAAGGACCGTCTGGCCCAGCAGAACATCGCCGACGGCAACGAGGCTGTCCTGGATGACCTGCATGCCCTATTCCTGGCCCACCTGGCGGAACACCACGCTCCGGAAGACGTGGCCGCTCTCTGGAGCAAGGCGGGCGGCAGCGGGAACCTCAAGGGCAAATGGGCCATAGACTATCCCGGGGAATAG
- a CDS encoding metallophosphoesterase family protein yields the protein MKIAVFADVHSNLDALETVLDHIDRWRPDRVLCAGDIINRGPKPRECTERVVTRALAEDWGMIYGNHERYVLKFGRGSLPDRGPEFEIIRHAKWTYDQLAGQTGQAGPDSTSRPESPDRLVARLEALPFQWSMTDEAGNELRMVHASMLGDRKGIFPDDTEASLREKIAPAPKVLVVGHTHRPLIRTVDDALVVNVGAVGAPFDQDPRAAYAQMTFEAGAWKAEIIRLDYDRERAITRFYESGYLEDSGDFARLILAEFREARSLIPGWYREYEDRVMSGEIPLKASVDRYLEDCKIDG from the coding sequence ATGAAGATCGCCGTTTTCGCCGATGTGCACAGCAACCTGGACGCGCTGGAAACCGTCCTGGACCATATCGACCGCTGGCGACCCGACCGGGTACTGTGCGCGGGCGACATAATCAACCGGGGACCGAAGCCACGTGAGTGCACCGAACGCGTTGTGACCCGTGCCCTGGCGGAAGACTGGGGCATGATTTACGGGAACCACGAGCGGTACGTGCTGAAGTTCGGAAGGGGTAGCCTGCCCGACCGCGGGCCCGAATTCGAGATCATCCGGCATGCGAAGTGGACGTACGATCAACTGGCCGGTCAGACTGGACAGGCCGGCCCCGACAGCACGAGTCGCCCGGAAAGCCCGGACAGGCTGGTCGCACGCCTCGAAGCGCTGCCCTTTCAGTGGTCAATGACCGATGAGGCAGGGAATGAACTCCGCATGGTGCACGCATCCATGCTGGGAGACCGCAAAGGGATCTTCCCCGATGATACCGAAGCATCGCTGCGCGAGAAAATCGCTCCGGCGCCGAAGGTGCTGGTGGTGGGACACACCCACCGGCCCCTGATCCGGACCGTGGACGATGCCCTGGTCGTCAACGTGGGCGCGGTGGGCGCGCCTTTCGACCAGGACCCCCGCGCGGCCTACGCCCAGATGACGTTCGAGGCCGGTGCGTGGAAGGCGGAGATCATCCGGCTCGACTACGACCGCGAGCGGGCGATCACGCGCTTTTACGAATCCGGCTATCTGGAGGACAGCGGAGACTTCGCAAGGCTCATCCTCGCCGAGTTCCGCGAGGCCCGGTCCCTGATTCCGGGTTGGTACCGCGAATACGAAGACCGGGTGATGAGCGGTGAGATACCGCTGAAGGCGTCGGTGGACCGTTACCTGGAAGACTGCAAGATCGACGGTTGA
- a CDS encoding phosphotransferase has product MGHRLSRGIGKPSVENVDEYNRFEKLVHRFDPHAKLKRHRSLPGGYSADVTVLELETWVGTSRKLIHRLHGEVDLQQNPNVAADEFRVLQLTHAAGLATPAPVYLDARDPLFPTPSLVLEYAEGVTDLKPGDPAEYVMQMARELARIHRMDTAGRDLSFLLRVEDDCASAVGRPPDAPGITAGERELLALLAPCWPLPRNNTPVVLHGDYWPGNTLWRDGHLTAVIDWEDTRRGDPLFDVSNARFEILMLFGAEIMDTFTRHYESLNPVDSGCLPWWDFYTAFRVVNKLDFLATDERDVSLIRADHHWFVEQARSRMGSCRATRQSPK; this is encoded by the coding sequence ATGGGCCATAGACTATCCCGGGGAATAGGAAAACCTTCCGTGGAAAACGTCGACGAATACAACCGGTTCGAGAAGCTCGTCCATCGATTCGATCCGCACGCCAAGCTGAAGCGCCATCGCAGCCTGCCCGGCGGCTACTCGGCCGATGTGACCGTCCTGGAACTCGAAACCTGGGTAGGTACGTCGAGAAAGCTCATTCACCGGCTGCACGGCGAGGTGGACCTCCAGCAGAACCCGAACGTGGCCGCGGACGAGTTCCGCGTGCTGCAACTGACCCACGCCGCGGGGCTGGCCACGCCCGCCCCGGTCTACCTGGACGCGAGGGATCCTCTTTTCCCCACGCCCTCCCTGGTGCTGGAATATGCGGAAGGCGTTACCGATCTGAAGCCCGGCGATCCGGCGGAGTATGTGATGCAGATGGCCCGTGAACTGGCCAGGATCCACAGGATGGATACGGCCGGCCGGGATCTTTCCTTTCTTCTGCGGGTGGAGGATGACTGCGCTTCGGCAGTCGGGAGGCCGCCGGATGCTCCCGGCATTACCGCGGGCGAACGCGAACTCCTCGCGCTGCTCGCGCCGTGCTGGCCGCTTCCCCGCAACAATACGCCGGTCGTCCTGCACGGCGACTACTGGCCGGGGAACACCCTCTGGCGGGATGGACATCTCACGGCGGTCATCGATTGGGAGGACACCCGGCGAGGGGACCCGCTCTTCGACGTATCGAACGCCCGGTTCGAGATCCTGATGCTCTTCGGCGCCGAAATCATGGATACCTTCACCCGCCACTACGAATCCCTGAATCCCGTGGATTCCGGATGCCTGCCCTGGTGGGATTTCTACACGGCGTTTCGCGTGGTGAACAAACTCGACTTTCTCGCCACGGACGAACGGGACGTATCCCTGATTCGCGCCGATCATCACTGGTTCGTCGAGCAGGCGCGCAGCCGTATGGGATCGTGCCGGGCCACGCGTCAGTCGCCAAAATAA
- a CDS encoding sugar phosphate isomerase/epimerase, which translates to MQMDIAVAPSVPDPLSVEMTVARSEAYLGGKLTMGRFDYCLNTSTIRSPGVSVLEYVDIAADAGYDGIEPWVEEIDAWVEGGGTLPQLRDHAAGRGIRIVNLIAFFEWAVPEADRHALGLEEARRCFEMAQILDCPFVATAPKGIHDREVDLFSVVRRFAELTDAVSNFSPKPLLEFWGVSRTLGTVGEALLVAAESGVRDARLLTDIFHMYKGSGHQRGMDYLDPGRLGLVHVNDYPSDPPRADIEDEHRVYPGDGEAPWDEIVASLVRQEYRGMLSLELFNPAYWAEGPVATARKGLAKLRACVEAV; encoded by the coding sequence ATGCAAATGGACATAGCCGTTGCACCGTCCGTGCCCGACCCTTTATCGGTTGAAATGACGGTCGCTCGAAGTGAAGCATATCTCGGAGGGAAGCTTACGATGGGACGCTTTGACTACTGCCTCAATACGAGCACGATCCGGTCGCCCGGTGTTTCCGTGCTGGAATACGTGGATATCGCGGCCGACGCCGGATATGACGGGATCGAACCCTGGGTGGAGGAAATCGATGCCTGGGTCGAAGGGGGCGGTACGCTGCCGCAACTGCGGGACCACGCCGCCGGCCGGGGCATCCGGATCGTGAACCTGATCGCCTTTTTCGAATGGGCAGTGCCCGAGGCCGACCGCCACGCCCTTGGTTTGGAAGAGGCGCGGCGGTGTTTCGAAATGGCGCAGATCCTGGATTGCCCTTTCGTAGCCACGGCCCCGAAGGGAATCCACGACCGGGAAGTCGACCTTTTTTCCGTGGTACGGAGATTCGCCGAACTGACGGATGCCGTTTCCAATTTCTCCCCGAAACCCCTGCTGGAGTTCTGGGGCGTGTCCCGGACGCTGGGAACGGTCGGAGAAGCCCTGCTCGTGGCTGCCGAAAGCGGGGTGCGTGACGCCAGACTGCTGACCGACATCTTTCACATGTACAAGGGAAGCGGGCACCAGCGCGGGATGGACTACCTCGATCCCGGCCGCCTGGGTCTGGTCCACGTGAACGACTATCCTTCCGACCCGCCGCGCGCGGACATCGAAGACGAGCACCGGGTCTATCCCGGAGACGGCGAGGCGCCCTGGGACGAAATCGTCGCCAGCCTGGTGCGGCAGGAATACCGGGGCATGCTGTCGCTCGAACTGTTCAATCCCGCCTACTGGGCCGAAGGGCCGGTGGCCACGGCACGAAAAGGACTGGCAAAGCTTCGGGCGTGCGTGGAAGCCGTGTGA
- a CDS encoding phytanoyl-CoA dioxygenase family protein, translated as MTVVMEQAVLSDEQIAFYQDNGFLHIPEVFTPEETAELSDQMDRLVEDWAFTSPGWNGPWRLAYMDPETEAKSKLTAMHDLHFYSQAWSRAVANPRLVEALSQLLGPNVELHHTTLHIKPPQTGHPFPLHQDNPFYGHHDGRYIDVLVHLDDTRHENGEIRFLAGSHKSGHLQHITESEEGPCAPHLPTDEYKLEDTVAVPARAGDVVIFCIDTVHGSYINQTKRPRRLVRMGYRNPDNRQEYGQSFGRPGLMVCGYRERREGDELLPGN; from the coding sequence ATGACCGTGGTCATGGAACAAGCCGTGCTGAGCGACGAGCAGATCGCGTTCTACCAGGATAATGGATTTCTCCACATTCCGGAGGTATTCACGCCGGAAGAGACGGCAGAACTGTCGGATCAGATGGACCGGCTCGTCGAGGACTGGGCGTTCACGAGCCCGGGATGGAACGGTCCCTGGCGCCTGGCCTACATGGATCCGGAGACGGAGGCCAAATCCAAACTGACGGCCATGCACGACCTGCACTTCTATTCCCAGGCCTGGTCGCGAGCCGTCGCCAATCCTCGGCTGGTCGAGGCCCTGTCCCAGTTGCTTGGGCCGAACGTGGAGCTGCACCACACCACGCTGCACATCAAGCCGCCCCAGACCGGACATCCCTTTCCCCTGCACCAGGACAACCCCTTCTACGGCCATCACGACGGCCGGTACATCGACGTACTCGTCCACCTGGACGACACCCGTCACGAAAACGGCGAAATCCGATTCCTGGCGGGATCTCACAAATCCGGCCATCTGCAGCACATCACCGAATCGGAAGAAGGTCCCTGCGCGCCTCATCTGCCGACGGACGAGTACAAGCTGGAAGACACGGTGGCGGTACCGGCACGGGCCGGCGACGTGGTCATCTTCTGCATCGACACCGTGCACGGCTCCTACATCAACCAGACGAAACGGCCCCGCAGGCTCGTGCGCATGGGCTACCGGAACCCGGACAACCGGCAGGAGTACGGTCAGAGCTTCGGACGGCCGGGCCTCATGGTCTGCGGGTACCGCGAACGGCGAGAAGGCGACGAACTGCTCCCGGGTAACTGA
- a CDS encoding LLM class flavin-dependent oxidoreductase, giving the protein MNLSILDQSPIRDGVTAVQAFQETLTMAREAERLGYRRFWVSEHHNAHCLAGSSPEVLLAAIGAATEDMRIGSGGVMLPYYSPFKVAESFAVLTNLYPDRVDLGVGRAPGGDMKTARMLAPGAGPRFEAFPELVAQLVEILQNRDFEPRVTPPIQSPPPVWMLGSSPESAMLAARLGLPYNFALFINSNIDPRILEFYRHYFEPSAQTPQPETCIAINVICADTEAEAKRLALSRDLLFARFASGKPSNVVPTMEEAEKHRFSEAEKAFLDDKFRLAAVGSPDQVRDTIDRLAGQFGAEEVMAVTITHDFEARLRSYELLSDVYG; this is encoded by the coding sequence ATGAATCTGTCCATTCTCGACCAGTCTCCCATACGTGATGGGGTAACGGCCGTGCAGGCCTTCCAGGAAACCCTGACCATGGCCCGGGAGGCCGAACGACTGGGCTACCGGCGCTTCTGGGTGTCCGAACACCACAACGCCCACTGCCTGGCCGGCAGTTCGCCCGAAGTGCTGCTCGCCGCCATCGGGGCGGCCACGGAGGACATGCGGATCGGTTCCGGGGGCGTCATGCTGCCCTACTACAGCCCCTTCAAAGTCGCCGAGAGCTTTGCCGTGCTCACGAATCTCTATCCGGACCGGGTCGACCTGGGGGTCGGACGGGCGCCCGGCGGCGACATGAAGACCGCCCGCATGCTGGCGCCTGGCGCGGGACCCCGGTTCGAAGCGTTCCCCGAACTCGTCGCCCAGCTGGTGGAGATCCTTCAGAACAGGGATTTCGAGCCTCGGGTCACGCCGCCCATCCAGTCTCCGCCCCCCGTATGGATGCTCGGGTCCAGTCCGGAAAGCGCGATGCTCGCCGCCAGGTTGGGACTGCCCTACAATTTCGCCCTCTTCATCAACAGCAACATCGACCCGCGCATCCTCGAATTCTACCGGCACTACTTCGAGCCCTCCGCCCAGACGCCGCAGCCCGAGACCTGCATCGCGATCAACGTCATCTGCGCCGACACCGAGGCGGAGGCCAAACGCCTCGCACTCAGCCGCGACCTGCTCTTCGCCCGTTTCGCCTCGGGCAAGCCCAGCAACGTCGTACCCACCATGGAGGAGGCTGAAAAGCATCGTTTCAGCGAAGCCGAGAAAGCCTTTCTGGACGACAAGTTCCGCCTGGCGGCCGTGGGCAGTCCGGACCAGGTCCGGGACACCATCGACCGGCTTGCCGGCCAGTTCGGAGCCGAAGAGGTCATGGCCGTGACGATCACTCACGATTTCGAAGCCCGGCTGCGGTCCTATGAACTTTTGTCCGATGTGTACGGGTAG